One genomic region from Amphiprion ocellaris isolate individual 3 ecotype Okinawa chromosome 20, ASM2253959v1, whole genome shotgun sequence encodes:
- the LOC111562645 gene encoding cytosolic 5'-nucleotidase 1A-like, whose protein sequence is MSSYSNPLTSPGQDLKNKACTGKTKGMKSDTGSPVTIAMPSELFFGEEPQSTCPAFHFVMALKAVNAKLEELYPESEELFKVLLIGDSSSDSLNKAIRGHGLEELITVLDVSDEDLISELQRTNTHLYLSTEPGLNKVQEALSQGIAAAIMKSPENIEQTEGQLRVAFDGDAVLFSNESEKLFQCGLQAYLNNEQENVEIPMEEGPFKSFLEVLERLKMKLQEKGLYRNCPIRTYLVTSRGAGSDGYRALNSLRMWGLEVDEAVFLGGTKKGPTLEKIRPHIFFDDQQSHINAALEVGTVACLVPINSD, encoded by the exons ATGAGTTCTTACAGCAATCCTTTGACAAGCCCTGGACAGGACCTCAAAAACAAAGCCTGCACTGGAAAAACTAAAGGGATGAAG TCTGACACAGGCAGTCCTGTCACCATTGCGATGCCTTCAGAGCTTTTCTTCGGGGAGGAACCGCAGAGCACCTGTCCTGCCTTCCACTTTGTCATG GCTCTGAAGGCAGTGAATGCTAAACTTGAAGAGCTTTACCCTGAGAGTGAGGAGCTCTTTAAGGTCCTCCTCATCGGCGACAGCTCATCAGACTCACTCAACAAGGCTATCAGAGGTCATG GGCTGGAAGAACTCATTACTGTTCTGGATGTGAGTGACGAGGATCTTATTAGTGAGTTACAGCGAACAAACACCCACCTCTACCTGTCTACTGAACCAGGGCTGAACAAGGTTCAAGAAGCACTGAGCCAAG GTATAGCTGCAGCTATCATGAAGAGCCCAGAAAACATCGAGCAGACTGAGGGTCAGCTGCGTGTTGCGTTTGATGGTGACGCTGTCCTCTTCTCTAATGAGTCAGAAAAACTTTTCCAATGTGGACTACAAGCATACTTGAACAACGAGCaggaaaatgttgaaattcCAATGGAAGAG GGGCCATTCAAAAGCTTCTTGGAGGTTTTGGAAAGACTGAAGATGAAGTTGCAGGAAAAAGGCCTGTACAGGAACTGCCCCATTCGTACCTACCTGGTGACATCTCGTGGTGCAGGTTCTGATGGCTACAGAGCCTTAAACTCTCTGCGCATGTGGGGTCTGGAGGTGGATGAGGCCGTCTTTTTGGGAGGGACTAAGAAAGGTCCCACTCTGGAGAAGATTCGCCCCCACATCTTCTTTGATGACCAGCAGAGTCACATTAATGCTGCACTGGAGGTTGGCACTGTGGCATGCCTGGTGCCCATCAACTCAGACTAA